The nucleotide sequence CGGCCGGGAGATCCTGCGGGTCCGCGCACCTAAAGAACTCAAGTCCACGTCCCGGAAGCTGAGGGCGTTGCAGCGCAAAGCCGCGCGCCAGCACGGTTCGTGGGACGCGGTAGTCGAGACCAGGAGGGAACCGTCGAACGCGTGGCTGCGGACCCAACAGACCATCAGCGCACAGCACACGCGGGTGTCGAACCTGCGCCGCGACCGCCTCCACAAACTCACCACACAGCTCACGCAGAGCTTCGAGGTGATCGGCACCGAGACCCTCGCAGTGAAGAACATGATGGCCAAGGGCGGTTCCCGCAAACGCGGGCTGAACCGTTCGATCGCTGACGCCGGCTTGGGCGAGTTCTCCCGCCAGCTCGACTACAAAACCGCCTGGTACAGCTCGCAACGCGTGCAAGCCGACAGGTGGTATCCCAGCTCAAAGACGTGTTCTGGCTGCGGTGCGGTGAAAGCCAAGCTGCCCCTGTCAGTACGCCTCTATGTCTGCGAGCACGAGAACTGCGGGTTGGTGATCGACCGCGATCTCAACGCCGCGGTCAACCTCGCGCGCATGGCGCGAGCGGAGCAGAGTGCCTGCTTCGACAATGGTGGAGCCGACCGTAAGACGACCGCTTCGGCGGCGCTGGTGGCTGTGAAACCTGAATCCAGTGATGGAAGCGCCTCACCGCAAGGCGAGGCTGCATAACGCGTGATCACTAAAGATCACTCACATGCAACGGAAGATTCCTTATAGCGCATGCACAAACCGCTCACCCGCTTGACACTAGGAGACTTCGGTAGTGAAGAACGTGGAAACCAAGGTGTGGGACCTACTCGTTGTCGGCGGCGGATCAGCAGGGATCGTGGCAGCGAAGACCGCCGTCAAGCTTGGCGCATCCGTGCTGCTAGCCGAACAGCAGCGCCCCGGCGGCGACTGCTTGTGGACCGGTTGTGTCCCCTCAAAATCGCTGCTCGCCGCAGCTCATCACCGTGCTGGTATCCGAAAATCGGCCGCGCTGGGCGTGCACGCCCAGGGCGTGACGGTTGATTTCGCCGCGGTTAGACAACACGTCAACACGGCAATCCGCACTATCGAGCCAGTCGATGCCCCAGAAACGCTGCAGGCGGGAGGGATTCACGTTGTGAAGGGCACCGTGACGTTCATCGGAGACGGAAAAGCTGCGATAGGCGGTGACCGTGTAGCGTACCGCCAGGCGGTCATCGCTACAGGCGCCTCACCCATCGTGCCCCGCATTCCCGGTCTGCGTGACTTCTTGACCAGTGAAACGATCTGGGGACTCACCGAACTCCCGCCCCGACTCCTCGTCCTCGGCGGCGGAAGTGTGGGCTGCGAGCTCAGCCAGGCTTTCGCCCGACTGGGTTCTTCGGTGACACTGGTCGAAGCCACTGACCAGATTCTCCCAGCGGAATCTCCTGATGCCGCGGCAATCATCGCTGATTCACTGAGACAAGACGGTGTGAACATACTTACTGGACGTGCGCTCACAGAGGTGACTGAACACACTGCCGTCCTCGCCGACCGCACCCGCGTCGAGTTCGATCAGCTCCTTATCGCTGTAGGTCGCCGCGCCCGAACAGCCAAGCTTGGCCTCGAGCACCTCGGCGTGGCTGCCGATGAGCAGGGGCGCATTGTGGTCGATCGTTCGATGCGAACCTCGAATCCGCGAATCTGGGCTGCCGGTGATGTCACGCCGCTGCCGCAATTCACGCACACCGCCGGGGCGTTTGCGAGCATCGCCGCGAGCAATGCGATCCTCGGATTACGTCGTAAAGCAACGACTTCGGCGATCCCGCGAGTGACCTTCACTGCCCCCGAAGTTGCCTCCGTGGGCCATACCAGAGCAGCTCACGGAACACGGCAGCAGACGATCACACATGATCACCTTGACCGCGCGGTCACCGACGACGAACGCCGCGGCTTTTCGCGGCTTCATTTCGATCGAAAAGGTCGCATAGTCGGGGCCACGGTGGTCAGCCCACGTGCCGGGGAGACCATCGGAGAGCTGACATTAGCGATCCGGCTTGGCCTGCGTGGCCGTGACCTCGCCGGGACGATCCATCCCTACCCCACGTTCTCCGACGGCGCATGGAACGCGGCGATCGCGGATACCCGCGATCAACTCGATGCACGGTCAGCGCGGCGCGTGATCCGGGGACTCGCGCGCGCAAGAAGTATGTGGCTGCGCCTGCGGCCGCGCCGGCATTAGGGAGAGATAGCCCTCAGCGCGAGCGCAGCTAATGCTTCAGGTCACGCAGTCCAAACCTCGAACTGGGCCCGTTGTGGGATGGCCGGTGACAGCTGCACCCCGTCAGTCGGCGGATATGTCCCGCGCCGCGCGCACCGCGTCAAAGAAGTGGTGAACCGATGCCTTCTCACCAGCCGTGACGTGAATCTCAGCGTAGCCACCTGTGCCGCTGATCTTCCCGCCCTCGGTTCGCAATCCGATCCGAACCAGCAGTCCCTGCGCCTCAGGCTGTGCCTCAACTCCCACGTGACTCACGTGCCAACGCTGCGGAGAACTCCGATCGGACTGTCTATCGAAGACCTCGAGCGTTCGATGGTCGAGGACCAGGATGTAACGGTTCCCAATCGAACACTCGCGATAGCTGCGCATCTCAGCAGAGTAGCGACCTGCAGACGCTACGACATCGCGCCCTCGTGATGCGGCGCGCTTCAGGCTAGCTCAGCGCCCGATATCCCCCCACGATCCTCTGCGCCGCACTCACCCCGACAACAACCGACCACACCAGCGCAATCTGCCATCCGAACATCGGAAACAGCAGCCAAAGACTATGCACAAGAACGGTTTCCGCACCTTCTGCTAGCCCGCCCAGAAAGGACAATGACCTGCCATCATCAAGCGTCCGGCCAGTCTTCTCGGCGATCGACGAGAACGCGAGAAACGCTGCCCCGTTGATGTAATAAGCGAGCAAGACGAACAGAAATGGCCACTGAGGCGCGCCGAACGCAGCGGAGACGCCAACGGCAACGCCAACGACGGTGCTTCCGTACACGATGAAATCAGCAGTGATGTCGTAGAAGCCACCGGCACCGGACTGCGTCTGGCGGTGACGCGCCAGGGGCCCATCCAGGCCATCGGCACACCTGGACAGTAGCCACAGCACCAATGCGATGTACCACCACTGCAGACCGGCAGTCACCGCGCTGCCCAGCCCGAGGACCAGTCCGGATGTCGTCAGCCGATCCGGCGTGACCCAGCGTTTGTCGATCGTCGCAGCAATGCGCGCGAGTGGGGCTTCGAGAACCCGGCGCAGTGGCGCGTCAAACACGATCAGCGAGCTCCGGCTCAGCTTTTTTCATGCGTCGAGCGTAATAGGCACCCCCCGCGGTTAAGAGGACAAACGCCGCGATAGCGGCCGCGAACGGCCATGAGAGCGGCTGGGTTCCGAACGCGCCAAGAGCGACGTAGCTCAGCACGCCCGGAACAATGCCCAGCGCAGTGCCCAGGAAATAGTCGCGCGCCTTGATTCCGCTGATTCCGCCGGCATAGTTGACGAGCCAGAACGGAAACAGCGGAACGAGACGCACGAGCAAGACAGCCACAAATCCGCGTCTGCGCAAAAAATGGACAACACGCCTGGTTCTGGCACCGCCGTAACGGACTACAGCTTCCGCACCCAGATGTTTGCCGAGCAGGTAGGAAACGGTCGCGGCGATCATTGCGCCCACCAACACGACGGCGGCTCCCCCTGCGAACCCGAACAGCACACCGCTGGCGATGCTCAAGACACTCGCCGGTGACGGGATCGAACTTAGCGCCGCGTAAACAAGGACAAATACCAGCGCACCCACCAGACCTGCGCTGGCGACCTGGGAACGGACTTCCGCGACAGTCGGGACGTCGATAATGATCGCGGCTAATGCTCCCGCGATGATGATGCACGCAAGTACCGCGAGCTTCAGCAAGGGAGTGAAGAAACTCCGGCCGGTCTCGTCCTGGTGCACAGCGCCTCCATCAGAACCTAGGGTCACAAAGCGGTCACGTCAGGAAGGCTTTGAGTCACCACCAGTGTTCCCGCTGCAGTCTGGTACCGCCACGAACCGGCCAGAAACTGTGCGAAACTTCGAACGCTGGACGAGGGAGATGTGATGGCAGCGAAACAAATCGGGCGCACACTGGCTACCGTGGCTGTGGCCGCTGTGATGACTCTCGCAGGGTGTTCAGCACCCTCCCCGGATGCCCCAGAACCTGCTGAAACAACCTGGACGGAGGTCGAAGAAGCAGCAGTCGGCCAGACAGTCTCACTGTGGATGTGGGGCGGGGACGAGCAAGGTAACCGCTACGTCGATTCTGTTCTGGCCCCCGCAGCGGCAGAAGCGGGAGTGACTCTGCGGCGCGTCCCAGTCGCCGACACCGGTGAGGCCGTCAACCGGATTCTCGCTGAACGTCAAGCAGGCATCACCGACGGCGACGTCGACCTCGTGTGGGTGAATGGCGATAACTTCGCAACCGGGAAACAGGCTGGCGCGTGGTTATGCAATTGGACTGATCAGCTGCCGAATATGCAGTACACCGATCCGGACGATCCGCTGTTGCTGTCCGACTTCGGTACACCAGTGGATGGTTGTGAAGCGCCGTGGCACAAGGCTCAGTTCACGCTCGTTTACGACGAAGCCTCGATCCCCGAACCCCCCGCCACATTGGAAGGCGTCCTCCAATGGGCGAAGGACAACCCTGGCCGGTTCACCTACCCGGCGCCGCCGGACTTCACGGGGTCGGTTTTCATCCGGGAAGTCCTCACCCGTGTCGCGGACGACGTGCCGCTCGAGTACAGCGATGAGGCGTACGAGCAGCACAGCGCGCCCTTGTTTGACACACTCAATGACCTCGCGCCGTCTCTGTGGCGCGCCGGGCGGACCTACCCGCAGACCGTCGAGGAGCTGAACCAGCTCTTTGCGGATGGCCAGGTCGACATGATGATGACGTATGGTCCGGCGACCCTCACAGATCTAGTGGGGCGCGGAACATTCCCAGACACAACGCGGGTACTGCTTCTCGACGAAGGTACCGTCGGCAACGCCAGCTTCCTCGCCGTGCCGTCGACCTCCGGTAACTCGGCCGGGGCCCGTGTCGTCGCGAACATCGCCTTGTCGCCGCAGCAACAACTCGAGAAGGCGAAACCGGATGTGTGGGGACAGTTCACCGTCCTCGACTCAGACCGGTTGAACGACGAAGACCGCGCCTCTTTCGATGCGCTGCCAGAGTCACCGGTTGTTCCCACCTACGAAGAGCTTTCTCGTAACGCTCGCCCGGAACTCGCCACTGCTTGGGTGCCCGCACTCGACGAAGGCTGGCGGCGCACAGTCCTCGCGGGACGCTGATGTCAGGGCGGACGGCACGGTTACGAGCGACAGCGCTGCTCCTCCCTGCACTCGTCCCAACTGCAATCGTGCTTGTCGCGGGGCTTGGCACCGTTGCCCTCCAGGCATTCGGATTGATGCCTCTTGTTGGTGAACCGGCGTTCAGTACCGAGACGTTCACGGCACAGAGCGATGACCTGATCACGGCGACTCTGCTGTCACTGGCGATCGCTGCGTCGTCGACAATTCTGGCGGCCTTTATAGGGCTTGCCGCTGCCCTGGCGATCGTCGCGAATGGCAGGGTCGTCGCGGCGCTCGCGACGTTGACCATTCCCATACCGCACCTGATCGGCGCTGCCGCGATCGGTCTGCTCCTTTCCGACGCCGGACTCCTTGCCCGCGTATTCAGGATGGACTCTGCAACGTGGCCACAGCTGGTCGGCGGGCGCTGGTGGATCGCTGTGATCGCGGAGTTCACGTGGAAGGAATCCGCGTTCATTGCGCTCGTTGTTGCTGCAGCGCTCGCGACGCGCGTGACTGGCTATTCGGAGGCAGCCGCGGTGCTCGGCGCTGGTCGATGGCAACGATTCCGGCTAGTCACATTGCCCCTCGCGACACCCGCGCTTGCCGCCGCAGCCATGATCACTTTTGTCTACTCGTTCGGCTCATTCGAGGTAGCACGTCTGCTCGGCCGTCCGCACCCTGAACCGCTGCCGGTGATGGCGGTGCGGCTCTTCTCCGCTATCGATCTGGCCGCGCGACCCAATGCTGCTGCGGCCGCCAGCGTTTCAGTCGCACTCTGTCTGGTGACGCTCGCCGCCGCGCTGTTCGTCCTCAGGAGGTCGTCGCTGTGGCGGTAGGCACCGTGGCAAGGGCCGGACGAGTGCTGCTCGTGGTGTGGTTCTTGCTGCCGCTCGTCCCGATTCTTCTGTGGTCAGTGGCGAACCAGTGGCGATTTCCCGCGCTGTCTCCTTCGGAATGGGGACTCACGGGACTCCGGAGCGCCCTGTCAGCAGGTGCCGTCGACGCCTTCGCGACCTCGGCGATACTTGGCGTGAGCGTTGCCGGACTGGCAACCCCGGCGGGTGCGCTGGCGGCCAGGGGGCTCGTTCTGCACAGGGTTCATTTTCGCGGTCCTGCCGCTGCGCTGCTGCTCGCCCCCCTGGCGTTCCCGCCATTCGCCGTCGCGATGGGGCTGGACGTTCTGATCCTGCGCGCGGGTATCCCCAATCTGATCGGGGCAGTGCTGATTCTGACGGTGGTGGCCATCCCCTATACGACCTACATCATGCGCGTGGGGTTCGGTGCTTACGACATCCGGTATGAGGAGGAGGCCCGCACATTGGGCGCGTCGCACTGGGTGGTGTTCTGGCAGGTTCA is from Hoyosella subflava DQS3-9A1 and encodes:
- a CDS encoding ABC transporter permease, producing MSGRTARLRATALLLPALVPTAIVLVAGLGTVALQAFGLMPLVGEPAFSTETFTAQSDDLITATLLSLAIAASSTILAAFIGLAAALAIVANGRVVAALATLTIPIPHLIGAAAIGLLLSDAGLLARVFRMDSATWPQLVGGRWWIAVIAEFTWKESAFIALVVAAALATRVTGYSEAAAVLGAGRWQRFRLVTLPLATPALAAAAMITFVYSFGSFEVARLLGRPHPEPLPVMAVRLFSAIDLAARPNAAAAASVSVALCLVTLAAALFVLRRSSLWR
- a CDS encoding ABC transporter substrate-binding protein is translated as MAAKQIGRTLATVAVAAVMTLAGCSAPSPDAPEPAETTWTEVEEAAVGQTVSLWMWGGDEQGNRYVDSVLAPAAAEAGVTLRRVPVADTGEAVNRILAERQAGITDGDVDLVWVNGDNFATGKQAGAWLCNWTDQLPNMQYTDPDDPLLLSDFGTPVDGCEAPWHKAQFTLVYDEASIPEPPATLEGVLQWAKDNPGRFTYPAPPDFTGSVFIREVLTRVADDVPLEYSDEAYEQHSAPLFDTLNDLAPSLWRAGRTYPQTVEELNQLFADGQVDMMMTYGPATLTDLVGRGTFPDTTRVLLLDEGTVGNASFLAVPSTSGNSAGARVVANIALSPQQQLEKAKPDVWGQFTVLDSDRLNDEDRASFDALPESPVVPTYEELSRNARPELATAWVPALDEGWRRTVLAGR
- a CDS encoding TVP38/TMEM64 family protein, which produces MHQDETGRSFFTPLLKLAVLACIIIAGALAAIIIDVPTVAEVRSQVASAGLVGALVFVLVYAALSSIPSPASVLSIASGVLFGFAGGAAVVLVGAMIAATVSYLLGKHLGAEAVVRYGGARTRRVVHFLRRRGFVAVLLVRLVPLFPFWLVNYAGGISGIKARDYFLGTALGIVPGVLSYVALGAFGTQPLSWPFAAAIAAFVLLTAGGAYYARRMKKAEPELADRV
- a CDS encoding dihydrolipoyl dehydrogenase family protein, whose amino-acid sequence is MKNVETKVWDLLVVGGGSAGIVAAKTAVKLGASVLLAEQQRPGGDCLWTGCVPSKSLLAAAHHRAGIRKSAALGVHAQGVTVDFAAVRQHVNTAIRTIEPVDAPETLQAGGIHVVKGTVTFIGDGKAAIGGDRVAYRQAVIATGASPIVPRIPGLRDFLTSETIWGLTELPPRLLVLGGGSVGCELSQAFARLGSSVTLVEATDQILPAESPDAAAIIADSLRQDGVNILTGRALTEVTEHTAVLADRTRVEFDQLLIAVGRRARTAKLGLEHLGVAADEQGRIVVDRSMRTSNPRIWAAGDVTPLPQFTHTAGAFASIAASNAILGLRRKATTSAIPRVTFTAPEVASVGHTRAAHGTRQQTITHDHLDRAVTDDERRGFSRLHFDRKGRIVGATVVSPRAGETIGELTLAIRLGLRGRDLAGTIHPYPTFSDGAWNAAIADTRDQLDARSARRVIRGLARARSMWLRLRPRRH
- a CDS encoding ABC transporter permease — translated: MAVGTVARAGRVLLVVWFLLPLVPILLWSVANQWRFPALSPSEWGLTGLRSALSAGAVDAFATSAILGVSVAGLATPAGALAARGLVLHRVHFRGPAAALLLAPLAFPPFAVAMGLDVLILRAGIPNLIGAVLILTVVAIPYTTYIMRVGFGAYDIRYEEEARTLGASHWVVFWQVQIPLLAPAIATAGFLAFLVGWTDYIVTLLVGGGRLVSVPVLVGAFASGSGNQPVVAALSVAAIAPPLVLLLLLWRLRGRRAP
- a CDS encoding CDP-alcohol phosphatidyltransferase family protein, which encodes MFDAPLRRVLEAPLARIAATIDKRWVTPDRLTTSGLVLGLGSAVTAGLQWWYIALVLWLLSRCADGLDGPLARHRQTQSGAGGFYDITADFIVYGSTVVGVAVGVSAAFGAPQWPFLFVLLAYYINGAAFLAFSSIAEKTGRTLDDGRSLSFLGGLAEGAETVLVHSLWLLFPMFGWQIALVWSVVVGVSAAQRIVGGYRALS